A stretch of Lactuca sativa cultivar Salinas chromosome 6, Lsat_Salinas_v11, whole genome shotgun sequence DNA encodes these proteins:
- the LOC111890842 gene encoding mitochondrial adenine nucleotide transporter ADNT1: MASEDVVGKTSATIANIAEEAKIASEGVKAPSRLALLGICKSLAAGGIAGGVSRTAVAPLERLKILLQVQNPHAIKYNGTIQGLKYIWRTEGLRGMFKGNGTNCARIVPNSAVKFFSYEEASKGILWLYKQQPGNEDAELTPLLRLGAGACAGIIAMSATYPMDLVRGRLTVQTDKSPSQYRGIAHALKTVLREEGPRALYKGWLPSVIGVVPYVGLNFAVYESLKDWLVKTRPFGLTEGTDLSVTTKLACGAAAGTVGQTVAYPLDVIRRRMQMVGWKDAASVVTAGGKSGGLEYTGMVDAFRKTVRYEGFRALYKGLVPNSVKVVPSIAIAFVTYEVVKDVLHVEMRISD, translated from the exons ATGGCGTCGGAGGACGTGGTCGGGAAAACGAGCGCTACGATCGCGAATATCGCTGAAGAAGCAAAGATAGCGAGTGAAGGTGTGAAGGCTCCGAGTCGTCTCGCTTTACTTGGCATCTGCAAATCTCTCGCCGCCGGAGGCATTGCTGGTGGAGT ATCACGTACTGCTGTTGCTCCTTTAGAACGTTTGAAAATTCTCCTCCAG GTTCAAAATCCACATGCAATCAAATACAATGGAACAATTCAGGGGTTGAAGTATATATGGAGAACAGAGGGTTTAAGAGGAATGTTTAAAGGAAATGGCACCAATTGTGCTCGCATTGTCCCAAACTCTGCTGTCAAGTTCTTTAGCTATGAAGAGGCATCCAA GGGAATCTTGTGGCTCTATAAGCAGCAACCTGGAAATG aGGATGCTGAACTCACCCCTCTCTTACGCCTTGGAGCCGGTGCTTGTGCCGGAATAATCGCCATGTCAGCAACCTACCCAATGGACTTGGTCCGCGGTCGCCTTACTGTCCAA ACCGATAAATCTCCTAGCCAATATAGAGGAATCGCTCATGCTCTTAAAACCGTACTCCGTGAAGAAGGCCCACGCGCATTATACAAAGGATGGCTCCCTTCCGTCATCGGTGTC GTACCATATGTGGGGCTTAATTTTGCGGTATACGAATCATTAAAAGATTGGTTGGTGAAAACAAGGCCATTTGGGCTAACCGAAGGCACGGACCTAAGCGTGACCACAAAGCTTGCATGTGGGGCCGCAGCGGGAACCGTTGGACAAACGGTGGCTTATCCTCTCGATGTGATCCGGCGGAGAATGCAAATGGTCGGGTGGAAAGACGCGGCTTCGGTTGTAACCGCAGGTGGCAAGTCGGGAGGACTCGAGTACACCGGAATGGTCGATGCCTTTAGGAAAACCGTTCGCTATGAAGGCTTCCGTGCGTTGTACAAGGGCCTCGTCCCCAACTCGGTCAAG GTGGTACCATCAATAGCTATTGCGTTTGTGACATATGAGGTGGTGAAGGACGTATTGCATGTAGAGATGAGGATATCCGATTAA
- the LOC111890859 gene encoding COP1-interactive protein 1, producing MRKHRLRNRVKSIVGSLIDPDKDEELKDTNIETEDNYEKILELLKNENPDDMNKLTGLIEEFHTRYQSIYQRYDNITGKLKEKVRSKKEKEDSSSSSSSSDSDSDSNKNGNLDMVEDSLKVEIEAANREIEELNRKLKAETEEKEALNLQYQSALNKVQETENMFNDSKLQSHRFHEENSKLLAETTHLNSKIEAINIEKMETIEELRAIKEEKSNAIEKLEATEAENKSLSQKVSELSEEIKRLEMKIEETTEEIENGVRSKEQIVDELEEAIEDLKNDLEIKGDEVNTLTETVRNLEVKIRLSNQKLRITEQLLHETEHDHSTKEQKLHQQNKTLIEKMSTLSETISFMKKEVQEKVNETSKGFDLLTVKFEEDFGHVMTRVCEIRNEVKAVEIQARVNRSNNEYLKGKVEERVMELSGSLENAKGRILEKDEKIKELEGVICVKDEEMLCVCEDKREAIRQLCVWGDYQRDRCDGLLEVLKPVVDNSRR from the exons ATGAGGAAGCATCGTTTGAGAAATAGAGTTAAGTCAATTGTTGGAAGTCTCATTGATCCTGACAAAGATGAAGAGCTTAAAGACACTAATATAG AAACGGAAGACAACTACGAGAAGATTCTAGAGCTTCTAAAAAATGAAAATCCAGATGATATGAACAAACTCACTGGATTAATCGAGGAATTCCACACACGTTATCAATCGATCTATCAACGTTACGATAACATCACTGGAAAACTGAAGGAGAAAGTTCGTTCAAAGAAAGAAAAGGAagactcttcttcttcatcatcaagtTCAGATTCAGATTCAGATTCAAATAAAAATGGGAATTTGGACATGGTTGAAGATAGCCTGAAAGTAGAAATTGAAGCAGCAAATAGAGAGATTGAAGAACTGAATCGAAAGCTGAAAGCTGAAACAGAAGAAAAGGAAGCATTAAATTTACAATATCAGTCTGCTTTAAACAAGGTACAAGAAACAGAGAACATGTTTAATGACTCGAAACTCCAATCTCATAGATTCCATGAAGAAAATTCCAAACTTTTAGCTGAAACAACACACCTCAATTCCAAAATCGAAGCTATCAACATAGAGAAAATGGAAACGATAGAAGAATTAAGAGCCATTAAAGAGGAGAAATCAAATGCTATTGAAAAACTAGAAGCCACTGAAGCAGAAAACAAATCTCTATCCCAAAAAGTTTCAGAATTATCAGAAGAAATCAAACGACTAGAGATGAAAATCGAAGAAACAACAGAGGAAATCGAAAATGGTGTGAGGTCAAAAGAACAGATAGTCGATGAACTTGAAGAAGCCATTGAAGACCTGAAAAATGATCTTGAAATCAAAGGAGACGAAGTCAACACATTGACCGAAACAGTCAGAAACCTCGAAGTCAAAATCCGGTTATCAAATCAAAAGCTTCGCATAACAGAACAGCTATTACACGAAACAGAACACGATCACTCAACAAAAGAACAAAAGCTTCATCAACAAAACAAAACCCTAATCGAAAAAATGTCGACATTATCCGAAACAATCAGTTTCATGAAAAAGGAAGTTCAAGAGAAAGTCAACGAGACATCAAAagggtttgacttgttgaccgtAAAATTTGAGGAGGATTTCGGGCATGTGATGACGCGGGTTTGCGAGATTAGAAACGAAGTGAAAGCTGTTGAGATTCAAGCGAGGGTAAATCGGTCAAATAACGAGTATTTGAAAGGGAAAGTTGAGGAAAGGGTAATGGAATTGAGTGGTTCGTTGGAGAATGCTAAGGGTAGGATTTTGGAAAAAGATGAGAAGATTAAAGAACTTGAAGGTGTGATTTGTGTGAAAGATGAAGAGATGTTGTGTGTTTGTGAGGATAAACGAGAGGCGATAAGGCAGTTGTGTGTGTGGGGTGATTATCAACGTGACCGGTGTGACGGTCTTCTAGAAGTTTTGAAACCGGTGGTGGATAACAGTAGACGGTGA